A single window of Scylla paramamosain isolate STU-SP2022 chromosome 27, ASM3559412v1, whole genome shotgun sequence DNA harbors:
- the LOC135114195 gene encoding achaete-scute complex protein T8-like produces the protein MSREVAIMQRPIKVEVHSPVKPEVLKPSNTPNILGTSKASSMASKAITNTLGKITSNSITRTTNSNNLSISKDTTGRVNQKLQTSSPKSVVISSSSLAAKSPLKPLLPIRPSPTPKVSIATSRLAHRSPQSLSTFVRTPSAGSSSLSTSAASPSSASASSISPVKCRRRINYSDSDAPVPVSRRNARERNRVKQVSQGFALLRQHVPQAARKKKMSKVETLRCAVDYIRGLQLLLDSDPPSQMPGPSPVSAVHSFHHHHHHQQLQQQQTQVFLQPPHAIEPHILKLPVADETFQSPVSLRYDSVTGTFFRTSPTDSEGSQSPAHSFLDKHPSPPNATPSSSLGVGVIKTENIDGKSYGREEQDLLEALAWWQHNIHP, from the exons ATGTCGCGGGAGGTGGCAATCATGCAGCGGCCCATCAAGGTGGAGGTGCACAGCCCGGTGAAGCCTGAGGTGCTGAAGCCTTCCAACACGCCCAACATCCTCGGCACCAGCAAAGCTTCCTCCATGGCCAGCAAGGCGATCACCAACACCCTCGGGAAGATCACCTCGAACTCCATTACCAGAACAACAAACAGCAATAATCTTAGCATCAGTAAAGACACGACAGGGAGAGTGAACCAGAAGCTACAAACGAGTAGCCCCAAGTCAGTCGTGATCTCGTCCTCATCCCTCGCGGCAAAGTCTCCTCTGAAACCTCTACTGCCCATCAGACCTTCCCCAACACCCAAAGTTTCTATAGCCACCTCTCGTTTAGCCCATCGCTCTCCACAGTCTCTCAGCACCTTCGTCAGAACTCCCTCCGCgggttcctcttctctctccacgTCGGCAGCCTCGCCCTCCTCTGCCTCCGCCTCCAGTATTTCGCCAGTGAAGTGTCGCAGAAGGATTAACTACAGTGATTCCGATGCGCCTGTGCCCGTGTCGAGGAGAAACGCAAGGGAACGCAACAGAGTCAAGCAG GTGTCCCAAGGGTTTGCTCTCCTAAGGCAGCACGTCCCTCAGGctgcaaggaaaaagaagatgagcaaGGTGGAAACTTTGCGCTGTGCCGTGGACTACATTCGGgggctgcagctgctgctggaCAGTGACCCTCCGTCCCAGATGCCGGGGCCCTCTCCTGTCTCTGCCGTCCACagcttccaccaccatcaccatcaccaacagctgcagcaacaacaaacccAGGTGTTCCTGCAGCCTCCACACGCCATAGAGCCGCATATCCTCAAGCTCCCAGTGGCCGACGAGACCTTCCAGTCTCCAGTCTCTCTCAG ATATGACAGTGTCACCGGAACCTTCTTCAGGACTTCTCCCACTGACTCTGAGGGCAGCCAGTCCCCCGCCCACTCCTTCCTGGACAAGCATCCTTCCCCGCCCAACGCCACGCCCTCGTCCTCCTTAGGTGTGGGTGTGATTAAGACTGAAAACATTGATGGCAAGTCGTATGGGCGAGAGGAGCAAGACCTGTTGGAGGCGCTGGCCTGGTGGCAACACAACATCCATCCATAG